GGGTAAAGGAGGGATTCGGATGAGTAAAAATGATTCCAAGCAACAAGAGCAGCAGGAGCGTGAAAACAAAGATCGCCGTGGTGAGCCCATCGTTGACAAGAAAAAAGATGGGGTAAACTATCCTGCTACCTAGTTCAACCAATGGAACATGAAAAACGGGCGGTATCCTATTTTGTGATGCTGCTCGTTTTGTATTTTCTTGCTTTCACTCTTTAGGATTGTATAATATAGATATCGATGAGCTGTTATAATTCGAACAATCTTGTTTATATAAGGAGTGAAGAGTTATGGGTATGTCTTTTGACCGATATATGCGCGATATGGTTCAACCGATGCGGGATGAGCTGACCAGCTTGGGAATCAAGGAACTGACAACACCTGAAGAGGTAGAGGAAGTTCTTCCTACAGCGAAAGGTACAACGCTGGTCGTTGTAAACTCCGTATGCGGCTGCGCAGCAGGGCAAGCGCGTCCTGGTGTAGCCATAGCGCTTGAGAACCAGGTGAAGCCGGATCAATTGTTTACCGTGTTCGCCGGACAGGATAAGGAAGCAACGGCTAAAGCACGTGAGTATTTTGCTCCGTATCCTCCATCCTCCCCATCGATTGCTCTGTTGAAGGACGGGGAATTGGTGCACTTTATTGAGCGTCATCAAGTGGAGAATCGTTCTGCAGAAGAAATCGCGGCGGATTTGACCGACGCATTCAATCGCTACTGCCAGTAATCCGGCAGTTACATAGGCCCCGAAGCATTCGGCATATTCCGAAGCCGCGGGGCTTTTGTTATAGATATAGAATTTATAAGTTATCTAGCTAAGCTGATGAAATTCTATATCGCAAGAAAAACTTCCCGCTAAATGCGGTCTGTCTTCTGAGGAAGTACGTCGATAGACGTTTTTATTATAGATATAGAATTTATAAGTTATCTAGCTACGCTGATGAAATTCTATATCGCAAGAAAAACTTCCCGCTAAACGCGGTCTGTCTTCTGAGGAAGTACGTCGATAGACGTTTTTCTTTTATCAATGAAGTACTTCAGAAAGAGAGAACATACTGAAAGGAGTCATATATCATGAGCCTACAAGAACAAATTATCGCAGAGCTGGGTGTCAAACCTACCATTAATGTGGAGGAAGAGGTACGCAAGCGCGTTGACTTTCTGAAAACCTATGTAAAGAACTCGGGCACTTCCGGACTGCTGATCGCCATTAGCGGCGGGATTGATTCGGCCGTGGCTGCCGGTCTGTGCAAGCGGGCCACCGATGAACTCACGGAGGAGATTGGCAAGGAATACAAGACACTCGGGGTGTTCCAGCCATACGGCGAGCAGGCTGATATTTCAGACAGCTATGCGACAGCGAAGGCCTTCGATTTGAAACATACCGTCGAGACGAATATCGAGGAAACGGTGAACGAAATAGCTTTGGAGGTTGAGCATGGCCTGAAAAATATCGGGGTCCATAAGCATATGAGTATTCCGGGTAAAGGCAATGTGAAGGCCAGAGTGCGTATGGTGGTACAATATGCGCTGGCATTCGAGCAGAATTTGATCGTGGTCGGTACGGATCATGCTTCCGAGGCGATTACCGGCTTCTATACCAAGTGGGGTGATGGAGCAGTGGACATTACGCCGCTGAGTTCCTTGAACAAGCGTCAGGTTCGTATGCTTGCATCCTATTTAGGAGTTCCGAAATCGATTCTGGATAAAGCCCCTTCTGCCGGCCTTTGGGAAGGTCAAACAGACGAGAAAGAGCTCGGAATCAGCTACGAGGATAACAGCGATTACCTGGAAGGTAAGACAATTGATCCTGATGTTCAGCAGAAACTCGAGAGTTATTACGTCAAAACCGCACACAAGCGCAATACGATTCCAGGCATCTAACATACGAATATCCAGGCAACCAGCCTTCCGGTGGAATAACCTCCGGAAGGCTAGTTTATTTAGCGCGGCACTAGGTATATATGATATTGTAGGTCGGTTTGAGAACGCCGTTGGCATATTGCTTCATATCGACCAGTTCGAGTTTTAGCCGCGGTTTGACACTGCCGAACAACGGAACCCCGTCACCAACCATTACCGGGTTTACCTTTAATACAAGCTGATCGATCAGTTGATGCTGAAGCAGGCTTCCTGCCAATTCCCCGCCGCCGCACAGCCACAGCTTGCCGTCTGTCTGTTGTTTAAGATTATGGATGTACGGGATGGCGTCCTCCTTGACTAATTCAACTTCTTCATTGGATTCGAATTCTAATGAGCGTGAGAATATATAATGCTTGAGTCCTTTGTAACCAGGCTCTCCTGGCTTAGCCCCCATCTTAAATCCAAACTCATACGTTTTACCGCCCATCAGCACAGCCTCAAACTCCTGGATTTCTGCCAAGAAGTCCGGAACATGCTCTCCATCGAATAAAAAGAGAGTTCGGTCGATCCTTCCATCCATCATGGCTTGATCGGCGATAAAATAGTCAAGCGAAACAGCCACGTGATAAATCAATGAGCCCATAATATGGTTCCCCTTTCACCATGCTATTTTGTACAGTCTATATAGATGAAATTTGAAATACAACAAATTTATTTAATTCATGTTGTTGTAACACCGTTGGTCTCGCGTTGACGTACATCGACTGATACAATAAGTAAGAGTATATTTTTTGGACAGGAAGACTGGATCCATGAAGGAGAGCGGACGATTGTGATCTACGGAATCGGACATGATGTGCTGGACATGAAGCGAATGGAGATGTTGATGACAGGCCCGCATGGAGAAAGATTCATGAAGCGCGTGCTTACGCAGGGTGAGCAGGTCATTGCCGCCGGTAAGGGGGCGAAACGGACGGAGTTTGTTGCCGGGCGCTTTGCTGCCAAAGAGGCGATATCCAAAGCCTTTGGCTCCGGAATTGGAGGTATAATCGGGTTCCGTGACATAGAAGTGCTGCCGGGTGTTCTTGGCAGGCCTGAGACTCGACTATCCCAGGAAGCCTGGGAACGCCTCGGAATGGAGGAGTCCGCACATTATGCGATTCATTTGACGATTTCGCATCAGACCACGCTGGCTTCCGCTTTCGCCGTGGTTGAGAAGATAAAGTAAGGTTGACGAAGGAGATTACTTATAGATGCATAATACGGAACACAAACAATACTTCAGCCAAGAGCTGCTGGATTGGTATGAGATCAACAAAAGGGATTTGCCATGGCGCCGGCATCGTGATCCCTACTATATATGGGTATCTGAAATTATGCTGCAGCAGACCCGGGTGGACACGGTAATCCCATATTTCCACCGGTTTATCGAGCGGTTTCCAACGATTCAGTCGCTTGCGGATGCGCCGGAGGACGATGTGTTGAAGTGCTGGGAGGGCCTTGGCTATTATTCCCGGGCACGCAACCTACAGGCTGCCGCAAGGCAGGTGACAGAGCAGTATGGGGGCGTTATGCCGAGCGGCAAAGATGAAGTGTCGGGACTTAAAGGCATTGGTCCATATACCTCGGGTGCCATTCGCAGCATTGC
Above is a window of Paenibacillus sp. FSL K6-1330 DNA encoding:
- a CDS encoding BrxA/BrxB family bacilliredoxin, giving the protein MGMSFDRYMRDMVQPMRDELTSLGIKELTTPEEVEEVLPTAKGTTLVVVNSVCGCAAGQARPGVAIALENQVKPDQLFTVFAGQDKEATAKAREYFAPYPPSSPSIALLKDGELVHFIERHQVENRSAEEIAADLTDAFNRYCQ
- the nadE gene encoding ammonia-dependent NAD(+) synthetase, whose amino-acid sequence is MSLQEQIIAELGVKPTINVEEEVRKRVDFLKTYVKNSGTSGLLIAISGGIDSAVAAGLCKRATDELTEEIGKEYKTLGVFQPYGEQADISDSYATAKAFDLKHTVETNIEETVNEIALEVEHGLKNIGVHKHMSIPGKGNVKARVRMVVQYALAFEQNLIVVGTDHASEAITGFYTKWGDGAVDITPLSSLNKRQVRMLASYLGVPKSILDKAPSAGLWEGQTDEKELGISYEDNSDYLEGKTIDPDVQQKLESYYVKTAHKRNTIPGI
- a CDS encoding dihydrofolate reductase family protein, whose protein sequence is MGSLIYHVAVSLDYFIADQAMMDGRIDRTLFLFDGEHVPDFLAEIQEFEAVLMGGKTYEFGFKMGAKPGEPGYKGLKHYIFSRSLEFESNEEVELVKEDAIPYIHNLKQQTDGKLWLCGGGELAGSLLQHQLIDQLVLKVNPVMVGDGVPLFGSVKPRLKLELVDMKQYANGVLKPTYNIIYT
- the acpS gene encoding holo-ACP synthase, which gives rise to MIYGIGHDVLDMKRMEMLMTGPHGERFMKRVLTQGEQVIAAGKGAKRTEFVAGRFAAKEAISKAFGSGIGGIIGFRDIEVLPGVLGRPETRLSQEAWERLGMEESAHYAIHLTISHQTTLASAFAVVEKIK